The following coding sequences lie in one Xylocopa sonorina isolate GNS202 chromosome 15, iyXylSono1_principal, whole genome shotgun sequence genomic window:
- the Cox6b gene encoding cytochrome c oxidase subunit 6B has product MVNYTELGSPKPIGETQLKQVTAPYDPRFPNQNQTRYCFTSFVDFQRCKKRHDENYDACQYFKRVYTSMCPNSWVEKWEEQLENGTFQVKI; this is encoded by the exons ATGGTTAACTACACAGAACTTGGAAGCCCGAAACCAATTGGTGAAACACAATTAAAACAAGTTACAGCACCGTATGACCCAAGATTCCCAAATCAAAACCAGACAAG ATATTGTTTCACTAGTTTCGTGGACTTTCAACGTTGCAAAAAACGTCACGACGAAAACTATGATGCTTGTCAATATTTCAAGAGAGTATACACCTCAATGTGCCCAAATTCTTGGGTAGAAAAGTGGGAGGAACAACTTGAAAATGGAACATTTCAAGTAAAAATATAA